The Erythrobacter sp. SDW2 region CGACTTCCGACGGCGGCGTGGCATCGGCCCCGCCGCTGGCAGCGAGCGCGGCGTTGGCTTCGGCCTCCAGCGCCACCGCCTTCTTGGCGCAGCGGGGGATGTCCTTCTCGTATTGCGAGCCAAACGAGATATCGTTGCCGATGGCGTAGGACCCGCCGCGCAGGCAGTTGTAATATTCGCTGACATAGGGCTCGATCCGCACCGGATAGTCGAGCGTCCAGGTCGTCGGATCCTCGGGATAGATCGCCAGCACGGTATCGCCCGCCTGCTGGGCGACCATGACGAAAGCGAGAGCGGTGGCAATCATGCGCGGGGTCCTTTGCTGCGCGGTGCGGCGGGGTTGCGGGGCCGCGAATAGTCCTGCCTGGGGTTCTCCGCGGCGTGCTTGCGCGCCGCGTTCTTCTTGTCGCCGATGCGCATCCGCATGCCGGCGGTGATGCGGGCGAGGACGGCGTCCATGTTCTCGAGGATATCCTCGGCCTTGATCCGCATCACGCGGATGCCAACGGCCTCGAGGCTCTTGTCGCGGCGCTTGGCGACGGTTTCGTTCTGGCCCGGCTCGTCGATGCTGATCGCCATGCCGAGGCTGTGGCAGTTGAAATCGACGATCGCGCTGCCAACCACGGCGAAGCGCTTGAAAGTATGGCGGCCGA contains the following coding sequences:
- a CDS encoding endonuclease domain-containing protein, which encodes MTDRKTLQLPDPSETADTAPAIKKRGRGWEISESRLDALHDMARQMRREASPAHKALAEKFAKADLGRHTFKRFAVVGSAIVDFNCHSLGMAISIDEPGQNETVAKRRDKSLEAVGIRVMRIKAEDILENMDAVLARITAGMRMRIGDKKNAARKHAAENPRQDYSRPRNPAAPRSKGPRA